CATAAAAATACAAGTTCGCAGTCCTTCATGTGGCATTCATTATGGCCACAGACACATCCCAGGTTTATTCAAGCATCGAAAGGGCATGAAGCAGTTACTTGAAAGTCATTATATGGTAGGACAacgataaaaaaattaaggtgccttataaatgaacaactttaGTTTGCTTCCATAACAGCCTATGCGGCACATGTGATTATCTAAAGTCCGACATATAGCTGATTGACGATGGATATATTGGGGTGTCCTATCCTAGGTGTTTTGCTTAGTTTTCTGTTAGGGAAGCAGCCCTCTCTTgaccaaataataaatactttctttcattgtaacTTCCAAACAagcaaataagaaaatattaaacaatataagTAGCTGAAGTTTCAACAGTCGGATAAAATTACCTTCGAGAGGAAGTTAGCAATAATCAACTCAGATATCCTGGGCCATGTCAATCTTCCAAAACATCGGATCCATGAAACATTTTGGAAGCATATGCGTTCGAAAATAAACCTAACCACTCGAGCAACCCCTGAATATATACTCTCACCATCCACAACTTCAATCTAAAAAACAGAGAAAAGTATATGTCAAAGTGGCAATTAACAGATACCCAGTCCCTAGTAAACAAAAATGTGAAGGTGTCTAATGGCAGAGTTTTGCACCACCTATATGACAATGTCTTTGTAATGTGattattaataaacaaaattcaacGTACTATATTTGTAGAACAAAGGCTTTTTGAAACAAGCcatatatgtatatgcatCATTTCATATAACAGCTAAACATATGGCAATCTCATTTTAAGGGAAACTAGTGAAATTTTCAACAGAGACAGGTTTGAAAAAACGCAAAGGCTTTTTGAAACAAGCcatatatgtatatgcatCATTTCATATAACAGCTACACATATGGCATTCTCATTTTAAGGGAAACTAGTGAAATTTTCAACAGAGACAGGTTTGAAAAATGTTAGTAAGAAATTTTACCTTCGCATCAAATGACTGTACCATCTTCAATGTTGCCTCAGTCATTTCTTCTGAGACTTTTTCAGAATCTTCTATGAATGAAAAAGATGATCTAGAATTTACAGCAGGAATAATAAGAAACTTGAACATTTGGTCAGCCACTTTAGCAAGCCCATAACCCAAAATGCCAAGCACCTACAATAGCCCCTAATAAtgagtaaaaattaatagaaactTAGAATCAATATGCATCATATTGCTTCAATATAATGTATTTCAATAAGGAAAATATTCCAAGAGCAAATGATATCCCATATAAGCATCCATCATATAAAATACATGCTATAAGGCCAAACAAACTGAGGAATTGAAATAATTCTTTAGCGTTGTCTAAACAAAAAATGCAGTCATCCAATCATGACAGAATTAACTAAAGGGGaaagtataaaaaagaaaaaaagaaaaaacttctGGGATTTCATGGTTTTTTAAGCATGCTTTTTTTTGGTGACAAATCAATGTGCAATATTTGCTCCATTACAAAATTAAGTACATAAGGATAGCACTATTAGAAATTGCTGACATGGCACTAATGTGGCATTTTAAACTTATTGAATACATCATTAGGAATATAATGACGgcattttcatcaattttaattgttttattcaTGCAATTTGTCCAtattgagaaaaaataaaatttaaaaataataaataaacattaataaattaaaaataaaataactagaTTGTGCTGCATATTGATAAAATGATTAACTCTCTTTCATAGCAAGAACTTCAGGCATAAACTAGAATGCTTGTGTTATGTTAACAAGTCAGAAGAATGTGATTCTTATATCTGTAACTTAGAAACAATAAACAATATAATCTTTGTAAGGAAACTAAAAGATGATTGTTCAGAGAAGAAATTTTGatgaaaaacaacaaaatcgTGTAGTCACTTCACAAATCAAGAAGCTTAATTGCAATAGCTATTTGGATATTTGCTGGATGtgtttttgctttcttttcccCCATGTTGTTTTCATCTTTATTCCtcattattcattattaagaataaataataaatctcgGATCTCGTTATTTGATTTCTATCTTAGGTATCTTGAAAAGTATATGGATCAATAAATCTATTGTTAGTCAAAAATGATAGACAGTGGATGAGGTTGGAATTGCAAGAATTGCAATGACACCAGTTGAGCGACACCTTGTCTCATAATTACTTCCTCTTTTCATGCAAGCTCCCAGAAAACACGATTGTAGatgttgaaaaaaaaattgaatagcaGAATTTTGAGGCCAGATATAGGGCAAAAAGCCTAAAACAGGGTGGTTTCTCTCTGTCTCTCCTGGATTGGCAAAGAGGAATGAAGATGATGGTACTTCTGCAAACAAACATTTCTGGCTTTATTACGGTTAAACCCTTTACATATTCAATTCTCAATTCAGTACAAATTTGTAGAGTGGAGCCTATCATACCCTTAGCAATGCATTAAACTAGTGGAAGATGGCACATCAGCGCATTCTAATGGTGTTTGccataaatacttaaaattacTAATGGAGCAAACACATGCAAAGGTActttcttgtaattttttcCCCTAATTAAATGCTTTCAATTTTAGAATCAATGGACCAACTTCTGATGGGTTCTAAGCCAATCTTCGCACAAAAACAGAAGATTAAATAACACGGATACTTACTTCCAGTGCTTCCAAAACAGTACGAAGGTCAAGCCCAGCAATTATTCCATCAATGCTCAACTGATACTTGACACGAATTCCACCAGAATCAGGCTCAAACGTCACTGCATTTTCCATGAACTTCACGAGCACCTCTTGAATCTACAAACTCAAATCCAATTCATCTAAAAAAACTTTGAAACGCAATAAAAATCAGAAATATACCAATCAATCACAATTCACTAACACAGTAAATTCAAACAAAATGCCCCATTTGATTGTCTGGTCTTTGTTCACAAAATAAACCACgatagaatttcaaattgaagTTAACTAACTAAATTCCTTACAAATTTTTTGCCTCAACTAAGCTACAGTATCCAGTTACATACgtaatgaataaaaagaatactGTACAAACTTCCACAGCAACCAAACAGAGGCTTAAagacaatccaataatatattaCTACTGTTTACCTTTTCAAAGCAATCAAGCCATTCTTTCCTTAACAATCCATACACTACCGGTTCCTTCTCATCATCCACATTATCACCAATtctcaaaataattttcaaaaccctaacttCCTCAGCGGCAAATTTCAACCTTCCATTCTTCAAATCATCCTCAACACCTCTTAATCTCTGACTAATTCCAACAATACCTTTCACTAACTCCAACAATTCCCTCTTTACCTTCAACTCTCTCATTTTCTCACTCTCTTCCTCAACAATTTCTCTAATTTCAACATCAATCTTCGAGTCAGACACCAAATTCACAAGACCGGTGAGCTTCTCATTTATTGCATTGGTCTGCAAAACGGCGTCGGTGcagagagagaagagagaggAGAAGTCGGTGTAATGGGAAAGCAGATAAGATTGGATTCTGGATTTTATTTGGAGAGAATGAGATTCAAGGCGTGCTTTTAAGAGTCGGAGATCCGGTGCGGAGAGTGGTGAGGTTGGGTCCGTTAAGTCTCCGGTGGAAAGGAGGTCTTTGACGTTAATTGTATCGAAGAGCGCGTCCATTTGATAAAAAGATCAAAGTGACCTCAACTGAAACTGAGTTGAAGAATGAGAGAAGATGAAGTGAAGTCTAATGGTTACGGTGCTTATGGAGGAAGgaataatgatactaatagCCCTTAATTATGCCCTAAATTCTAAGATTTGACCTTCATGTTTTCTTTTGTCCTTTGAGACCCTTTCTTTTGTacccaaaaaacaaaaagtagGGCATCTAAGCCCTTCAATTAACATACTCATATAGTAGTTGACTCTTTATGTTGTGAAATGTGGatcaaaatttcttaaaattataatccTCTTAAGTTATTGTTAACATGATAGGTCATGTTCAACTTAAATATGAGAGGATCTCAAtccaatttttatattttttttaaatttatcaatacccAAATAAGATAAAAGATGTTAGCtatataatcattaaaaaatgaattaaaaaaataaaactttgatTTGTTACAATAATATACATCTTCAGCTAGACATATCATTTGAAGAAAAGAGGCATCCAAATTATTCAATcatacaaaaagaaagatcAGAATTATATAGCATCATTTAATAGCATTTGAAAATAAgcaataagaaaaaggaaacattTAGGATAGAAATCCAGATTCTTGTTGCTAACtaaagaatctaaaatttgaaCTAAATTAAACCTAATAAACTCTCTTCAAGTTTCATTATTTTGGATCACACAGAAAAGAATATCAATGATAATTATatcctcattttctttctcactttctactttctttttttaagggAGTCATCTAATTTATTCTTTAGGGTTTGttcttttgataaaagaaaaataaaattgaaattataagtcatgagattttaataaaagtttattattctttaaacaatttaaaataaaaatctaaattacatttgtaagattttatttcttattttaaaataaataattgagatttttctcaattaaattatgtGCTAAGGATGGATGTAGGGACACAAGCAAAGGCTTATAGGTGGATTAGAGAGTGTTTAGAATGCAAGGTTTACTCATTGAGGCAGGTTAACAAataagcattttgtaattctATACCCAAGAGTTAGCAAATCAACTAGCCTATCATTATTGATCTGGTTGATTTTAATGTTTGTGTTTCATTTCCGTTCAATGATGGAGATGAAGAAAGCATTGCTGGGAGGTCCCTGGAATTTTGAAAAGGTTCTTTTGGTATTTGAGGAACCATGTCATAATTAATAAGTCCATGATATCTCTTTTAATAAGGTTCTATTTTGGGTGCGATTTAATAATGTCCATATTGCTTACATGTGAAATGATATAGCGATGATTTTAGGGAGTGAGATTGGATCTATTCTCGAGGTTTATAAGAGGTGAATTTGGTGAATTTTTTGGAAACTTTAAAGGGTCGGAGTTAGTTTGAATGTGTTAAAACTACTTAAAAGAGGTATTTTATTGGATCTCGAAGATGATGAGCCTCACTGGACTGTTACTGTTATGTATGAACGCCTTTATCGTTTTTGCTTCTCATATGGGCTTGTTGTACAACTATGGCATGAATACAGTATTTATAATCCAACCATATTTACATTTTGAGAGTTGAATCTAAGACATAGTAGGGGGAAGATCTTTAAATGATAAGAGAACTGCTAATTCAGGTGGGcaaaagtttgaaaaagaaaataatggcCTGAATTAACCAGATGTTGTTCATGATGATACTGCTCTCCGTACAATGTTCAATATTGGTGTCAATAAGAATCTCAAAATACAAAGAGTGAACTAGGTCAGCAATGGACAGGATCTTATGCATCATTCCCTTCAAATTGACATGCATGAGAAGGATAATGTTCTTGCAATGTCAAGTGAACAATTTAATGCCCAAGTGATTGCATCTCAAGGAGGAGACCAAGTTAGAAATGTCTTTTATCGTGAACTAATGGCTATCCAAAATAATGATTTTGTACCTGATATGTCAACCTCCCTACTATGACTTGATGCATTAATATGGCCAACAAAATAGGATTTCATATGAACATCAAAAGGcttctttcaaaataaattaagccCTCAATAGCTCATATACTATCAACCATGAACATACCATCATATctaagtaaaaatttaaaacaaatagttataaatttgagtaccttaattttataaagaaaaagcaagATGGAATCTTACGAGCAAACCATCCACTATAACTCATTTGAATGCATGTGGATTCCCAAGCCCACGTACATTCAAACATAGTGTTTCTTGAGCATTGATGCATTGAGTCATAATAGGAAATAATGACTATTTAAGAGGTGTTGGATTGTACTTCGGCCATAGTGCTTGATTCAATGAATCAAGTACCTATTTCTCCTTTCAAAGTTGAGGATTCTAAGAAAGCTTTATTTGATATACACCTGTTAAAAGCCCTAGGCTTGATGGGATCTCTGCTTTATTCTTTAAAAGTATTGGAAAACAATTAGAGGTGATGTTATGCATGTCCGCTTGAAGGTTCTTGATGATAATGG
The sequence above is drawn from the Ricinus communis isolate WT05 ecotype wild-type chromosome 7, ASM1957865v1, whole genome shotgun sequence genome and encodes:
- the LOC8265590 gene encoding centromere/kinetochore protein zw10 homolog isoform X2, producing MDALFDTINVKDLLSTGDLTDPTSPLSAPDLRLLKARLESHSLQIKSRIQSYLLSHYTDFSSLFSLCTDAVLQTNAINEKLTGLVNLVSDSKIDVEIREIVEEESEKMRELKVKRELLELVKGIVGISQRLRGVEDDLKNGRLKFAAEEVRVLKIILRIGDNVDDEKEPVVYGLLRKEWLDCFEKIQEVLVKFMENAVTFEPDSGGIRVKYQLSIDGIIAGLDLRTVLEALEVLGILGYGLAKVADQMFKFLIIPAVNSRSSFSFIEDSEKVSEEMTEATLKMVQSFDAKIEVVDGESIYSGVARVVRFIFERICFQNVSWIRCFGRLTWPRISELIIANFLSKAVPEDASKLADFQKIIKHTSKFEADLKEMNFISTSDSADQKLSNFAENVEVHFASRKKTEILAKARNLLLQCNFTIPEEYTRKGLPRMNAGTAVHIVDLLFVSEKCVVSKAVFQLMELVHKTLKDVCFSSTRVALEFYHAARDAILLYEAVIPVKLERQLDGINQAAVLMHNDCLYLSQEIQGLAFEYRSDFPGCIKEHAVFVDLAPRYHVMAWEILHKQIQLVIFNLKEAIDGADGFQNTHQMQQFESAKFSIDQVVFILEKVHIIWEPLLLPSIYKKSMCMVLESVFSRIISDILLLDDMAADETLQRKGKFGF